GGGCTGCGTCTCCGAGACCGTAGAAGGTGCCTTTCGAAGTAACGACCTTTGCTCGGCAGATGGCGACTTCCCCGTTCATCGGACCAGGAACCTGAACGAGCTCGGTTTCAACCGAGCTCAAGCCCTGCGCGTGTGCTTCGTCCAAGAGCCCCGCATACAGCACAAAGCTGCGTCCGCCCCGGTCCACGATGAACTGCTTCTTGACCATCTGTCCCACCTAGTAGACGTCAGTATACCACATTCGGGCGGCACTAGCCGCGGAACATTTTCGTCAGCGTGTCGCTGAGCACCTGCGAGGTGTAGCGCACCAGCGAGACAGCCGCGGCGTACCGCATCCGGGTCGGCCCCAGAACTCCGATGGTGCCCGCCTCCTCGTCTCCGATGTAGAAGCGACTCGCCACGATGCTAACCTGAGACAGCGATTGCTGGCCGGATTCCGACCCGATCACCACGGCACTTTCGCCGGTGGAGGACCAGTCCACCACGTCTTCCAGTACCGAGCCGCTTTCGAGGAGGGCGAGGACTTCCTCGAGTGACGCGACATCACGGCGGAACTCGGGCTGTGCGAGGAGGTTCGCGATCCCGTCGTGGATGGTGGCGCCGCGGGACAGCGAACGGGCTGTTGCCTTGAGCTCTCGAAAGGCGTCTTGGGCCAGTTCGGCCGCCTGTGGCGGGAGGTTGGACGTATCCGGCAGCCTCGCTCTGGCAAGCTGCCTAAGCGACCTACCGGCGGCCGCGCCCGTAATCGCCTCGTTGGCCTTTCCCAGTTCGGTGATGCTGAGTGTGCCTGGCGCCTCCAACGTTCGGTTCTCCACGCGGCCGTTGCTTAGTACGAGCACCAGCAACACGCGCTCGGACCCTACGGGCGAGAGGATCACCTGCTTGAGGAAGACCGAGTCGCCTGAGGCGGTGCCGGCAAGCGCAATGTAGCGGCTCATTCGGGCGAGCAGCCGGCAGGATTCGGCCAGGAGCGCCACCAGATCGTCGCCGGAGCGGCCGAGCTCCCTCAGCCGGGCCCGAGCATCGGGTTCTGGGGCTGCGGGCATCTCGGAGTGGTCCACGAAGTAGCGGTAGCCGCTGTCCGAGGGGATTCGCCCGGCGGAGGTGTGCGGCTGCTTCAGATAGCCGAGATCGCTCATCTCGGCCATTTCGTTGCGAACGGTGGCGGGTCGGACATCGAGCCGGTAGCGGTGAACGAGCGCCTCGGAACCGACCGGTTCCGCGGTCTCCACATAGTCCTGGACAACCGCCCGGAGGATTGCCCACTTCCGCGCGCCCAGTTCGATTTTAGAAGTGTCCTTCGGTTCGCTCATCTCATGCGATGCCAACTCGCCACCGATAGGTGGCGGCAGCACAGGCTCAACTCATTATACGTTGCTCTGAGGCGGCTTGGAAGGGTGGGACTAGTCGGACGGGCCGACAGGTCCAACGCGTCCAAAGCGCAACCCAATCGGCCTGGGGAGTGTAGGATCAGCAGGGCCGACGACCCATGGGGGCGTCAGGACGAAGGGGGTCCCGATGTTCATTCAGATCGCTCAGACCGGAGTGCTCGCGGTGCTCTGGTATCTGTGGTGGAAGTGGCCTGGGAAGGGGATGGTCCGGTCGTCCTTCACCGGGGTCACGGTGCGACAACGCACCTCGAGCGGAGTGGGAGTGCTAGCTTGGAATACAGCGTTCTTCTTGCTTCTGCTCTCGGTTTGGGGAGTGCCGACTTGGATCACCCTGCCGCTGATGATCATCGCGGCGACAGTCGCACTGGTGGTCTCGATCTGGGCGCGGAATCCGGAGTAGGCAGCGATTAACTGGCGCGCTCGAGAGGACTCGAACCTCCGACCTCCAGGTCCGCAACCTGATGCTCTATCCACTGAGCTACGAGCGCGCGCCTCACCGATCTTACCGCATCGGCTGAGACCCGTTCAATCGAGAACCTGGAGTGTTGCCGCCTTCACGGGCGCACCTTCTTCCGAGCCACGATCTTCCGAGCACGGAAGGGTCGCGAAGTATAATCGGTCGTTCGGTTGACGGGAGGCTTCCATGTATCGGATCATGCTCTTCGCGGCTCTCGCGTTCCCTCTTGCTCTTCTTGCTCAGGGTCCGACGCCGGAATCACGCCTTAAGTTGCAGCAAGCCGTTGCCGCGTTCAAGGCAGGCGACATCCAGAAGGCGCTCGCCGGCGTGGAAGCGGTGTACAAGGAGACCCCAGACGACCTGTCTGCGATGACGTGGTACGGGTACCTGCTTCTGCAAGCCAACCGTGCGGCGGATGCCATCGAGCCGCTGTCGCGCGCCGTGGAGCGAGACCCCGAGAACGCCGAGCTGCGAAGCAACCTCGGCAACGCATATCTCTATTCGAACGCGGCGGACAAGGCGTTGGAAGAGTACAAGAAGGCCGTCGCTCTGGACGCGAAGCACGCGGACGCTTGGTACAACCTCGGGAACACCTACATGCGGCTGAAGGACCACTCGAATGCCGTGCCCGCTCTCCGAAAGGCGGCCGAGCTGCGCCCCCAGGACCCACACTGCCTGAACAACCTGGGCTTCGCGCTCCAGCACACGGGGGACATCAGCGGTGCCATTCAACAGTACCGCAAGGCATCCGACCTCTCGCCCAAGATTCCCATCTTTGCGGCCAACGCCGGCGTGTTGTTGGCACAACAGGGTCAGTGGCAAGACGCAGCGACGTACCTTGGTCGCGCCGCAGCGCAGGACCCGAACGACTACAACGTGCGCGTTACCCTCGGTCAATGCTACGCGAAGCTCGGCAAGCGTCAGGAGGCCGCGGAGCAGTATCGAGCTGCGGCACGGCTGCGACCCCAAGAGCCGGTGCCCCACTACAACCTCGGGTACCTCTATCAGGAAGAGAAGAACTGGGCGCAGGCTGCCGCGGCCTACGAGAAAGCGTTGGAGCTGAGGCACGACGACCTCGACGCGCTAGGCAACTACGGTGTGGTGCTCTTCCGCTTGCAGCGATTCCGCGAATCGGCGGCGGCGTTCGAGCGCCTGTTGGGTCTCAACCCTAACAGCATAGATGCGCGCATCAACCTCGCGGCCGCGAAGAAGCAAATGGGCGACCGCAAGGGAGCTATCGAGCTATGGAAAGAGGTCATCCACCGGGAACCTCAGCGAGTGGACGTGCGAATGGCGCTGGCGAACGCCCAGTACGCGGAGGGTCTTCTCGAAGATGCGGGCTACCATTACAGGCAGGTGCTCTTGGCGAAACCGACCTCTGCCGGCGCTCACAACGGTCTCGGTCTGATCCTGTATCGTAGCAACGACATGGACGGTGCACTAAAGCACTTGCAGGAGGCAATCCGGCTGGATGCGCGATTCGCCGATGCACATAACAACCTGGGCGTGGTGTTGGAGAGGTTGGGCAAGCGCAAGGAAGCGGAAGCCGCATACAAGCAAGCGCTAGCCCTGCGTCCCGACTACCCCGAGGCTGCAGAGAACCTGAAGCGCATTCGAGAGGCGAGCGGAAGTAGGTGAAGAACGCCCAGGTTTTCGCGGTAGCACACCGGCGCGAAGCACCGATGCTGGCGTTGCACGTTGCCGGGATCCTGCGTGACGCTGGTGTCGCAGTAGCACTGGAGCCGACGCTCGCCGAACACGAGGGTGCCGTCGGGTTTGCCGTCATCCCCCCGGATCGCCTCGGCGAAGCCGACATGGCGCTCGCCTTCGGCGGGGATGGCACCGTGCTACGAGTGGTCAGCTATGCAGCGAGACATGGCACCCCCGTGCTGGGTGTCAACATGGGACAGTTCGGCTTCATCACCTACTGCCGTCCCGCTGAGGTAGAGACGGCTATCGCCAACGTGCTCTCTGGAAACTACCACGTAGAAGAGCGGTTGATGCTACGTGCCGAGGTGATGCGTGCAGGAGCCTGTGCGGCAACGGCTTACAGCCTGAACGAGATCGTGATGCAGCGTGGCACGCACGGTAAGATGATGACGATTGACATCTCCATCAACGACATCCCCGTGGTGGACTACCCATCGGATGGCGTGATGGTGGCCACTCCGACCGGCTCCACAGCGTACAACCTATCAGCGGGCGGTCCGGTGGCGTCACCGACCCTGGATGCGATGTTGCTAACACCTCTAACCGCACACACACTCGGCGCGAGACCGCTGGTGCTGGAGGCAGGAAACGTGGTACGCATTCGGATTGCGACGCGTGGCGAGGCGGTGTTAGTAGCGGATGGCGACTCCCTCTTTTTCCTGGAGGACTCGGACGAGATCGTAATCCGCAAGGCCGAGTATCCAGCGAAGCTGCTGCTGACTTCTCGTAACGACTTCTACGAGCGGCTGAGAAAGCGTCTGCTATTCGGTGTGCGGCGGGCGGAGCGGCACGATTGAGAAGTTCTGGCAATCGTGTGCCTCGGGGCAGTCCTCGGGACGGATGGGACCGGTGAGTTAGTGCCAAGCGGCGGACGCGGGCGAGAGCATGGAAACGTCAGATATGCGATGCAGCCCCCCGATCCGACCGGATCGGGGGGCTGCATCGTAAGAGAGAGGGGTGTTATAAGTCCTGAAGCGCGGCGACACCAGGTAGAACCTTACCCTCCAGGAACTCCAACGACGCGCCGCCACCGGTGCTGACGTGCGTCACCTTGTCAGCAAAGCCGAACTGCTCGATGGCAGCCGCACTGTCGCCACCACCCACGATGGTAGTACCTGGGCACTGGGCCATCGCCTCGCACAGCGCGCGCGTGCCCGCTGCGAACGCCGGGTTCTCGAACACACCCATCGGCCCGTTCCAGACCACGGTACCTGCGGCACGAACGGCATCTGCAAACGCACGCGTCGTTTCGGGGCCGATATCCACACCCATCGCGTCACTCGGCATCGAGGAGCACGGGACGATCGTGCCCTCGGGGCTCTCGATGGAGGAGGCCACTACCACGTCGGTCGGCAGAAGCAGTTTGGGGCCGGCGTCTCGCACGACCGCTCGTGCAAAGTCGAGCCTTTCGGCATCTAGAAGCGACTTGCCGATTTCGTGATCCCAGCCGGCCTTGAGGAACGTGAACGCCATACCTCCACCGATGACGAGCTTATCCACCTTCGGCAGCAGGTTCTCGATGACGGCGATCTTGTCTTCGACCTTGGCCCCACCGAGAACAGCGACGAAGGGGCGAGCCGGATTCGCGAGCGCATCGCCCAGGAATTTCAGCTCCTTCTCCATCAACAGGCCCGCAACGCCGGGTAGGTGATGTGCTACGCCTTCCGTGCTGGCGTGAGCACGGTGGGCTGACCCGAAGGCATCGTTCACGTACACGTCCGCCAGCTTTGCCATCCGTGCGGCCAGATCCGGGTCGTTCTTCGTTTCGCCTTTTTGGAAGCGTACGTTCTCCAGCATCAGTACGTCACCGGGCTGGAGCGCGGCGGCCATCGCCTCTACCTCGGGACCGGCGCAGTCCGGCGCTAGCCGCACTTCCCTGCCCAGTAGTTCGCTCAGACGGCGAGCCACGGGACCCAGGCTGAACTGAGGATCGGGGCCTTCTTTGGGGCGCCCGAGGTGCGACATCAGCACCAGGGAGGCCCCTCCGTCCAGCAGGAACTGAAGTGTAGGGAGGGCGGCTCGGATGCGTCGGTCATCTTTGATTACGCCCTCTTTGATGGGCACGTTGAAGTCCACGCGAACGAGCACCCGCTTGCCGCGGACGTCTATGTCTCGGACCGTCTTCTTGGCCATCGCCGGGTCTCTACAGGCCCTTCTCGGCCATGTACTTGCAGAAGTCGGCCACTCGGCAGCTATAGCCCCACTCGTTGTCGTACCAGGAGACCACCTTGGCCATGGTGCCGTCCAGCACCATGGTCAGCGGAGCATCCACGATGGACGAAAAGGAATTGCCGACGAAGTCCTTGGACACGAGCGGCTCGTAGGTAACGTCCAAGATGCCCTTCATCCGGCCCTTGGCTGCCTCCTCGAAAGCGGCGTTGAGTTGTTCGGCAGTAGCCTCTTTGGAGAGCTGCACGGTGAGGTCCACGCAGGAGACGGTCGCGGTGGGCACCCGGAGCGCATAGCCGTGCATCTTGCCCTTCAGCTCGGGCATGACTAGGCCGATGGCCTTTGCCGCACCGGTGGAGGTCGGAATGATGCTCTCGGCGGCGGCGCGGGCCCTCCGCAGGTCCTTGTGCGCCTGATCCGCCACGCGTTGGTCGTTGGTGTATGCATGGATGGTGACCATCAGCCCCTTCTCGATGCCCCAGCCGTCTTGGATGACCTTGGCGAAGGGAGCGAGGCAGTTGGTAGTGCAGGATGCGTTCGAGACCACGTGGTGGTTCGCCGGATCGTAGTCCTGTTCGTTAACCCCCATCACGACGGTGATGTCCTCGTTCTTAGCGGGGGCGGTAATCAGGGCCTTCTTCACGGTGCCTCGGAGGTGGGCGGCAACCTTTTCCTTGTCGCGGAACACGCCCGTGCCCTCGATCACGATCTGGACGCCATGGTCCGCCCAGGGAATGTTCGCGGGGTCCTTCTCTGCGTAGACGCGAATCTCTCGACCGTTGACCTTCAGGCCCTTTTCGGTCGGCTCGACGTCGCCCTTGAAGCGACCGTAGTTAGAGTCCCACTTGAACAGGTGGGTGTTGGTGATAGGATCGTAGAGGTCGTTGACTGCGACGACTTCGAGATCGCCAGGGTACTTCTCCAGGATGGCCCGCAACGACAG
This DNA window, taken from Fimbriimonadia bacterium, encodes the following:
- the hrcA gene encoding heat-inducible transcription repressor HrcA — its product is MSEPKDTSKIELGARKWAILRAVVQDYVETAEPVGSEALVHRYRLDVRPATVRNEMAEMSDLGYLKQPHTSAGRIPSDSGYRYFVDHSEMPAAPEPDARARLRELGRSGDDLVALLAESCRLLARMSRYIALAGTASGDSVFLKQVILSPVGSERVLLVLVLSNGRVENRTLEAPGTLSITELGKANEAITGAAAGRSLRQLARARLPDTSNLPPQAAELAQDAFRELKATARSLSRGATIHDGIANLLAQPEFRRDVASLEEVLALLESGSVLEDVVDWSSTGESAVVIGSESGQQSLSQVSIVASRFYIGDEEAGTIGVLGPTRMRYAAAVSLVRYTSQVLSDTLTKMFRG
- a CDS encoding tetratricopeptide repeat protein, translated to MYRIMLFAALAFPLALLAQGPTPESRLKLQQAVAAFKAGDIQKALAGVEAVYKETPDDLSAMTWYGYLLLQANRAADAIEPLSRAVERDPENAELRSNLGNAYLYSNAADKALEEYKKAVALDAKHADAWYNLGNTYMRLKDHSNAVPALRKAAELRPQDPHCLNNLGFALQHTGDISGAIQQYRKASDLSPKIPIFAANAGVLLAQQGQWQDAATYLGRAAAQDPNDYNVRVTLGQCYAKLGKRQEAAEQYRAAARLRPQEPVPHYNLGYLYQEEKNWAQAAAAYEKALELRHDDLDALGNYGVVLFRLQRFRESAAAFERLLGLNPNSIDARINLAAAKKQMGDRKGAIELWKEVIHREPQRVDVRMALANAQYAEGLLEDAGYHYRQVLLAKPTSAGAHNGLGLILYRSNDMDGALKHLQEAIRLDARFADAHNNLGVVLERLGKRKEAEAAYKQALALRPDYPEAAENLKRIREASGSR
- a CDS encoding NAD(+)/NADH kinase; the protein is MKNAQVFAVAHRREAPMLALHVAGILRDAGVAVALEPTLAEHEGAVGFAVIPPDRLGEADMALAFGGDGTVLRVVSYAARHGTPVLGVNMGQFGFITYCRPAEVETAIANVLSGNYHVEERLMLRAEVMRAGACAATAYSLNEIVMQRGTHGKMMTIDISINDIPVVDYPSDGVMVATPTGSTAYNLSAGGPVASPTLDAMLLTPLTAHTLGARPLVLEAGNVVRIRIATRGEAVLVADGDSLFFLEDSDEIVIRKAEYPAKLLLTSRNDFYERLRKRLLFGVRRAERHD
- a CDS encoding phosphoglycerate kinase; this translates as MAKKTVRDIDVRGKRVLVRVDFNVPIKEGVIKDDRRIRAALPTLQFLLDGGASLVLMSHLGRPKEGPDPQFSLGPVARRLSELLGREVRLAPDCAGPEVEAMAAALQPGDVLMLENVRFQKGETKNDPDLAARMAKLADVYVNDAFGSAHRAHASTEGVAHHLPGVAGLLMEKELKFLGDALANPARPFVAVLGGAKVEDKIAVIENLLPKVDKLVIGGGMAFTFLKAGWDHEIGKSLLDAERLDFARAVVRDAGPKLLLPTDVVVASSIESPEGTIVPCSSMPSDAMGVDIGPETTRAFADAVRAAGTVVWNGPMGVFENPAFAAGTRALCEAMAQCPGTTIVGGGDSAAAIEQFGFADKVTHVSTGGGASLEFLEGKVLPGVAALQDL
- the gap gene encoding type I glyceraldehyde-3-phosphate dehydrogenase, which codes for MATKIGINGFGRIGRLSLRAILEKYPGDLEVVAVNDLYDPITNTHLFKWDSNYGRFKGDVEPTEKGLKVNGREIRVYAEKDPANIPWADHGVQIVIEGTGVFRDKEKVAAHLRGTVKKALITAPAKNEDITVVMGVNEQDYDPANHHVVSNASCTTNCLAPFAKVIQDGWGIEKGLMVTIHAYTNDQRVADQAHKDLRRARAAAESIIPTSTGAAKAIGLVMPELKGKMHGYALRVPTATVSCVDLTVQLSKEATAEQLNAAFEEAAKGRMKGILDVTYEPLVSKDFVGNSFSSIVDAPLTMVLDGTMAKVVSWYDNEWGYSCRVADFCKYMAEKGL